One window from the genome of Magnolia sinica isolate HGM2019 chromosome 4, MsV1, whole genome shotgun sequence encodes:
- the LOC131242074 gene encoding malate dehydrogenase, chloroplastic-like produces the protein MAATAAATFSIGSIASFGPQTFSGSKSKPFNVRFNSPYYLQSFSGLKATSSVSCESEESFLGNEGNAALRASFAPRVEKQKQSFGNCLQPRASSFKVAVLGAAGGIGQPLSLLIKMSPLVSALHLYDIANVKGVAADLSHCNTPSQVLDFTGPSELANSLKGVDVVVIPAGVPRKPGMTRNDLFNINANIVRNLVEAVADNCPDAFIHIISNPVNSTVPIAAEILKQKGVYNPKKLFGVTTLDVVRANTFVAQKKNLKLIDVDVPVVGGHAGITILPLLSKTKPSVSFSDEEVEELTVRIQNAGTEVVEAKAGAGSATLSMAYAAARFVESSLRALDGDGDVYECSFVQSELTELPFFASRVKLGKQGVEAVISADVQGLTEYEEKALEALKPELKASIEKGMAFAQKQVATV, from the coding sequence ATGGCCGCCACAGCTGCAGCAACTTTTTCCATTGGTTCCATTGCTTCTTTTGGTCCCCAGACTTTCTCAGGATcgaaatccaagccattcaatgTGAGGTTCAATTCTCCATACTATCTTCAAAGCTTTAGTGGTTTGAAGGCGACATCATCGGTAAGCTGTGAATCAGAAGAATCCTTCTTGGGCAATGAAGGGAATGCTGCTCTCCGTGCATCATTTGCACCAAGAGTGGAAAAACAAAAGCAGAGTTTTGGGAATTGTCTCCAACCTCGGGCATCGTCTTTTAAAGTGGCGGTTCTTGGAGCTGCTGGAGGGATTGGTCAACCCCTCTCACTATTGATCAAGATGTCCCCGTTGGTCTCAGCTTTGCATCTCTATGATATTGCAAATGTGAAAGGGGTTGCAGCAGATCTCAGCCACTGCAATACCCCCTCGCAGGTTTTGGATTTCACTGGGCCATCTGAACTGGCCAACTCTTTGAAAGGTGTTGATGTGGTTGTCATCCCTGCAGGAGTTCCAAGAAAGCCAGGCATGACCCGCAATGATCTCTTCAACATCAATGCGAACATTGTCAGGAACTTGGTTGAGGCTGTTGCCGATAACTGCCCAGATGCTTTCATCCACATCATCAGCAACCCAGTTAATTCTACTGTCCCAATTGCTGCAGAGATTCTCAAGCAGAAGGGGGTGTACAATCCGAAGAAGCTTTTTGGTGTTACAACTTTGGATGTTGTCAGAGCAAACACATTTGTTGCGCAGAAGAAGAATCTGAAGCTCATTGATGTTGATGTCCCAGTTGTTGGAGGGCATGCTGGAATCACTATCTTACCGCTGCTGTCAAAGACAAAGCCATCAGTAAGCTTTTCAGATGAAGAAGTAGAGGAGCTAACAGTGAGAATTCAGAATGCTGGGACAGAGGTTGTCGAAGCAAAAGCAGGTGCTGGGTCAGCAACACTGTCTATGGCATATGCAGCAGCAAGATTTGTAGAGTCATCTCTCCGAGCTCTGGATGGAGATGGGGATGTATATGAGTGTTCATTTGTCCAGTCGGAGCTGACCGAGCTTCCATTCTTTGCATCGAGGGTTAAGCTTGGGAAGCAAGGTGTTGAAGCTGTGATATCTGCTGATGTTCAAGGGCTGACTGAGTACGAGGAGAAAGCTCTGGAGGCCCTGAAGCCAGAGCTGAAGGCCAGCATTGAGAAGGGCATGGCATTTGCCCAGAAGCAGGTGGCAACTGTTTGA